One window from the genome of Actinoplanes teichomyceticus ATCC 31121 encodes:
- a CDS encoding helix-turn-helix domain-containing protein produces MARPTSTARRELGGALRRLRGERRAVDVATALGWSESKLSRIETAHTGITEADLDRLLTLYGLPAEEPERGRLRDLAREGRVRAWWAPYRSSVPDPYDEYLALEADATLISQWEAQVMPGLLQTDEYARAVIETGADIEDNDVIQRRLTVRMSRPERFFRKHPEPRLDVVLDEGVLLREVGGRQVLLRQLERLLVATGQPGVEVQILPFEAGAHAGLTESFLVLEFAEGTRNPVVHSEGLTGGHFRVKPEEIEMYQDAFDDLRERALSPEESRTVIAETRDRLAR; encoded by the coding sequence GTGGCGAGGCCGACATCGACAGCGCGCCGGGAACTCGGCGGCGCATTACGCCGGCTCCGTGGCGAGCGCCGGGCGGTGGATGTGGCGACCGCGCTGGGCTGGTCGGAGTCGAAACTGAGCCGGATCGAGACCGCACACACCGGGATCACCGAGGCGGACCTGGACCGCCTGCTCACCCTCTACGGGCTGCCGGCCGAGGAGCCGGAGCGCGGCCGCCTGCGCGACCTGGCCCGGGAGGGCCGGGTGCGGGCCTGGTGGGCGCCGTACCGGTCGTCCGTGCCGGACCCCTACGACGAATACCTGGCGCTGGAGGCCGACGCCACCCTGATCTCCCAGTGGGAGGCGCAGGTGATGCCGGGTCTGCTGCAGACCGACGAGTACGCCCGCGCGGTGATCGAGACCGGCGCGGACATCGAGGACAACGACGTCATCCAGCGCCGTCTGACCGTACGGATGAGTCGTCCCGAGCGCTTCTTCCGCAAGCACCCGGAACCGCGCCTGGACGTCGTCCTCGACGAGGGCGTGCTCCTGCGCGAGGTCGGCGGCCGGCAGGTGCTGCTGCGGCAGTTGGAGCGGCTGCTCGTGGCGACCGGGCAGCCGGGCGTGGAGGTGCAGATCCTGCCGTTCGAGGCCGGCGCGCACGCCGGGCTGACCGAGTCGTTCCTGGTGCTGGAGTTCGCCGAGGGCACGCGTAATCCGGTGGTTCACTCCGAAGGGCTCACCGGCGGTCACTTCCGGGTGAAGCCGGAGGAGATCGAGATGTACCAGGATGCGTTCGATGACCTGCGGGAACGCGCTCTGTCGCCAGAAGAGAGCCGAACGGTCATCGCTGAGACGAGGGACCGGTTGGCTCGTTGA
- the nfi gene encoding deoxyribonuclease V (cleaves DNA at apurinic or apyrimidinic sites), which yields MQPWPRTEEDARAVQDLLRGRVVAAPGPASPATVAGLDVAYDDSGQRLGAAVVVLDTGDLSVLDTAVVRGRPAFPYVPGLFAFREVPALLAALDRLTVRPEVLICDGHGLAHPRRFGLAAHLGVLTDLPSFGVGKTRLVGEWEPVGATRGSRSALVDGGEPVGAVLRTQTGVKPVFVSVGHRIDLDHACALTLRLAPRYRLPETTRVADRVCRDLLT from the coding sequence GTGCAGCCCTGGCCCCGTACCGAAGAGGACGCCCGTGCCGTGCAGGACCTGCTGCGCGGCCGCGTCGTCGCCGCCCCCGGCCCGGCGTCCCCGGCCACCGTGGCCGGCCTGGACGTCGCCTACGACGACTCCGGGCAGCGGCTGGGCGCGGCCGTGGTCGTGCTGGACACCGGCGACCTGTCCGTGCTCGACACCGCGGTGGTCCGGGGCCGGCCGGCCTTCCCGTACGTCCCCGGCCTGTTCGCCTTCCGCGAGGTGCCGGCTCTGCTGGCGGCGCTGGACCGGCTGACCGTGCGGCCGGAGGTGCTGATCTGCGACGGACACGGGTTGGCCCATCCGCGCCGCTTCGGGTTGGCCGCGCACCTGGGCGTGCTCACCGATCTGCCGTCCTTCGGTGTCGGCAAGACGCGGCTGGTCGGCGAGTGGGAACCGGTCGGCGCGACGCGGGGCAGCCGCTCGGCGCTCGTCGACGGCGGCGAGCCGGTCGGCGCGGTGCTGCGTACGCAGACCGGGGTGAAACCGGTCTTCGTCTCCGTCGGACACCGGATCGACCTGGACCACGCCTGCGCGCTGACGCTGCGGCTGGCGCCGCGGTACCGCCTGCCGGAGACCACCCGGGTCGCCGACCGTGTCTGCCGTGATCTTCTCACTTGA
- a CDS encoding SIS domain-containing protein: protein MVNPLEGGAGVHGHRVADESLLNDEKSMLGNDPGGMLRATASAGAQVRESAALAAEVDLTMLADEGRPRAVVVAGIGTAGLTGNILSTVAGPRCPVPIIGHRSAGVPGWVGAADVVIAVSASGRSPEALAAAEAAARRGARLVAIGNPDSELEALAERARAPFIGVPRRAPARATLWGLAVPVLLAGRALGLVKVTEADIAETATRLDADAERCRPAADSFVNPAKALALGLAGSVPIVWGSSPLATVAARRFADTLAANARYPVMAGALGEAGRGRVGLLDGVFGGLAESSRDIFADPEDEDDTVTRLRLVVLRDGGLNPEDDADEPVAVEERRADAIQTLADRRGVRCDVLTAEGGSALERLASLVAVPDFASLYLALAHGLDPMAVPAISEMKELSNPMPEGLQ from the coding sequence ATGGTCAACCCGCTGGAGGGCGGCGCCGGCGTGCACGGCCACCGGGTCGCCGACGAGTCGCTGCTCAACGACGAGAAGTCGATGCTCGGCAACGACCCGGGCGGCATGCTGCGGGCCACCGCCTCGGCCGGCGCCCAGGTCCGCGAGTCGGCGGCCCTGGCCGCCGAGGTCGACCTGACCATGCTCGCCGACGAGGGGCGGCCCCGCGCCGTCGTGGTCGCCGGCATCGGCACCGCCGGCCTGACCGGCAACATCCTGTCCACCGTCGCCGGCCCGCGCTGCCCGGTCCCGATCATCGGACACCGCAGCGCCGGCGTGCCCGGCTGGGTCGGCGCGGCCGACGTGGTGATCGCGGTGTCCGCCTCCGGCCGCAGCCCGGAGGCGCTGGCCGCGGCCGAGGCGGCGGCCCGCCGCGGCGCCCGGCTGGTCGCCATCGGCAACCCGGACTCCGAGCTGGAGGCGCTGGCCGAGCGCGCGCGGGCCCCGTTCATCGGCGTGCCGCGCCGCGCGCCGGCCCGCGCCACGCTCTGGGGCCTGGCCGTCCCGGTGCTGCTGGCCGGCCGCGCGCTGGGCCTGGTCAAGGTCACCGAGGCGGACATCGCGGAGACCGCCACCCGGCTGGACGCCGACGCCGAGCGCTGCCGTCCGGCCGCCGACTCGTTCGTCAACCCGGCCAAGGCGCTCGCCCTCGGCCTGGCCGGCTCGGTGCCGATCGTCTGGGGCTCGTCCCCGCTGGCCACCGTCGCGGCCCGGCGGTTCGCCGACACCCTGGCGGCCAACGCGCGGTACCCGGTGATGGCCGGCGCTCTCGGCGAGGCCGGCCGCGGCCGGGTGGGCCTGCTGGACGGCGTCTTCGGCGGGCTCGCCGAGTCGTCCCGGGACATCTTCGCCGACCCGGAGGACGAGGACGACACGGTCACCCGGCTGCGCCTGGTGGTGCTGCGCGACGGCGGCCTCAACCCCGAGGACGACGCCGACGAGCCGGTCGCCGTCGAGGAGCGCCGCGCGGACGCCATCCAGACACTCGCCGATCGACGTGGCGTACGCTGCGACGTGCTGACCGCCGAAGGCGGTTCGGCGCTGGAACGGCTCGCCTCCCTGGTGGCGGTGCCGGACTTCGCGTCGTTGTACCTGGCCCTGGCGCACGGCTTGGACCCGATGGCCGTGCCCGCCATCAGTGAGATGAAGGAGCTGTCCAACCCGATGCCAGAGGGACTTCAGTGA
- a CDS encoding DUF397 domain-containing protein: MQDATITWRKSSRSGAAGHCVEVANAPAAVLVRDSKDVTGPVLSFDARDWTGFLAGIRAGEFDRPGA, encoded by the coding sequence ATGCAGGACGCCACGATCACTTGGCGTAAGAGCAGCCGGAGTGGCGCTGCTGGGCATTGTGTGGAGGTCGCCAACGCTCCCGCAGCGGTGCTGGTGCGCGACTCCAAGGACGTCACCGGACCGGTGCTGAGCTTCGACGCGCGGGACTGGACCGGCTTCCTCGCCGGGATCCGCGCGGGAGAGTTCGACCGGCCCGGCGCGTAA
- a CDS encoding phosphomannomutase/phosphoglucomutase has translation MLDLSQIIKAYDVRGVVPDQFNEPVARAIGTAFVEMLRESGDEPDQIVIAHDMRESGPGLAAAFARGVNAAGTGVINIGLASTDQLYYASGSLNLPGAMFTASHNPAQYNGIKLCRAGARPVGQDSGLAVVRQRAQQLLGDLNAEADGPSRVVERDLLGAYAEHLRSLVDLTGIRPLKVIVDAGNGMGGYTVPAVLGDQVLAALPLTIVPLYFELDGSFPNHEANPLDPKNLEDLQRAVREQGADIGLAFDGDADRCFVVDEKGDAVSPSAITALVAARELAKFPGSTIIHNLITSAAVPEIITERGGKPVRSRVGHSFIKAEMAETNAVFGGEHSAHYYFRDFWFADTGMLAAMHVLAALGGQDRPLSEFAAEYERYTASGEINSTVTDAAARTAEVRAAFPDARVDDLDGLTFQFDDGAWFNLRASNTEPLLRLNVEAPDAGRMASLRDEVLAIVRG, from the coding sequence GTGCTTGATCTGTCGCAGATCATCAAGGCGTACGACGTCCGGGGGGTCGTCCCGGACCAGTTCAACGAGCCGGTGGCCCGGGCGATCGGCACGGCGTTCGTCGAGATGCTGCGCGAGTCCGGCGACGAGCCCGACCAGATCGTGATCGCGCACGACATGCGCGAGTCGGGTCCCGGCCTGGCCGCCGCGTTCGCCCGGGGCGTCAACGCGGCCGGCACCGGTGTGATCAACATCGGACTCGCCTCGACCGACCAGCTGTACTACGCCTCCGGGTCGCTGAACCTGCCCGGCGCGATGTTCACCGCCAGCCACAACCCGGCGCAGTACAACGGGATCAAGTTGTGCCGCGCCGGCGCCCGGCCGGTGGGCCAGGACAGCGGGCTGGCCGTGGTCCGGCAGCGGGCCCAGCAGTTGCTCGGCGACCTGAACGCGGAGGCCGACGGGCCGTCCCGGGTGGTCGAGCGGGACCTGCTCGGCGCGTACGCCGAGCACCTGCGCTCGCTCGTGGACCTCACCGGCATCCGCCCGCTCAAGGTCATCGTGGACGCCGGCAACGGGATGGGCGGGTACACCGTCCCGGCCGTGCTCGGCGACCAGGTGCTCGCCGCGCTGCCGCTGACCATCGTGCCGCTCTACTTCGAGCTGGACGGCTCGTTCCCGAACCACGAGGCCAACCCGCTGGACCCGAAGAATTTGGAGGACCTGCAGCGGGCGGTGCGCGAGCAGGGCGCCGACATCGGCCTGGCGTTCGACGGCGACGCCGACCGCTGCTTCGTGGTGGACGAGAAGGGCGACGCGGTCTCGCCGTCGGCGATCACCGCGCTGGTCGCCGCGCGGGAGCTGGCCAAGTTCCCGGGCAGCACGATCATCCACAACCTGATCACCTCGGCCGCGGTGCCGGAGATCATCACCGAGCGCGGCGGCAAGCCGGTACGCAGCCGGGTCGGCCACTCGTTCATCAAGGCGGAGATGGCCGAGACCAACGCGGTCTTCGGCGGCGAGCACTCGGCGCACTACTACTTCCGGGACTTCTGGTTCGCCGACACCGGGATGCTCGCCGCGATGCACGTGCTGGCCGCGCTCGGCGGGCAGGACCGGCCGCTGTCGGAGTTCGCCGCGGAGTACGAGCGGTACACCGCGTCCGGTGAGATCAACTCCACGGTGACCGATGCCGCCGCCCGGACCGCCGAGGTGCGGGCCGCGTTCCCGGACGCCCGGGTGGACGATCTGGACGGGCTGACCTTCCAGTTCGACGACGGGGCCTGGTTCAACCTGCGGGCGTCCAACACCGAGCCGCTGCTGCGCCTGAACGTGGAGGCGCCGGACGCCGGGCGCATGGCGTCGCTCAGGGACGAGGTGCTTGCCATCGTTCGCGGATAG
- a CDS encoding transcriptional regulator, with translation MNPWLALPPGADPAERIRQVGRAHERFLNGHDVATRTHPELMRPVVAASWARSAAWIGADSTAPIDLCGAELRAYRAAHPLARVMPLVRDLLGGLAEDGDHILAVCDAHGRLLWVEGDAATLRAATSMNFVPGARWDEAHAGTNAPGTALAVDHALQIFATEHFSRPVQRWTCTAAPIHDPATGMLLGAVDVTGGDHLANPHSLALVRATALAAEAYLRGWEPARARPAVTALGRDDASLALGDRTLRLGRRHSELLVLLTLHPEGQTGDQLGFDLYGDDSNPVTVRAELSRLRRILGPELLDSRPYRLRAEVETDFGRVRRLLDRGRVAEAVAAYPGPVLPASDAPGVVRLRRMLDDRVRAAVSTGGDRRLLQSWLGSARGADDLELWEAYASMAPDDPVAARRVAELAREYACNVGATSA, from the coding sequence GTGAACCCGTGGCTTGCCCTGCCCCCCGGCGCCGACCCGGCCGAACGGATCCGGCAGGTCGGCCGCGCCCACGAGCGGTTCCTCAACGGGCACGACGTCGCCACGCGGACCCACCCGGAGCTGATGCGTCCGGTGGTGGCCGCGTCCTGGGCCCGCTCGGCCGCCTGGATCGGGGCGGACAGCACCGCGCCGATCGACCTCTGCGGCGCCGAGCTGCGGGCGTACCGCGCGGCCCACCCGCTGGCCCGGGTCATGCCGCTCGTCCGGGACCTGCTCGGCGGGCTGGCCGAGGACGGCGACCACATCCTGGCGGTCTGCGACGCGCACGGCCGGCTGCTCTGGGTCGAGGGCGACGCCGCCACCCTGCGCGCCGCCACCTCGATGAACTTCGTGCCGGGCGCGCGCTGGGACGAGGCACACGCCGGCACCAACGCCCCGGGCACCGCGCTCGCCGTCGATCACGCGCTGCAGATCTTCGCGACCGAGCACTTCAGCCGCCCGGTGCAGCGGTGGACGTGCACGGCGGCGCCGATCCACGACCCGGCCACGGGGATGCTGCTGGGCGCGGTCGACGTGACCGGTGGTGATCATCTGGCGAATCCGCACAGCCTGGCGCTGGTGCGGGCCACGGCGCTGGCGGCCGAGGCGTACCTGCGGGGGTGGGAACCGGCCCGGGCCCGCCCGGCGGTCACGGCGCTCGGCCGCGACGACGCGTCGCTTGCGCTGGGTGACCGCACGCTGCGGCTCGGCCGCCGGCACTCCGAGCTGCTGGTCCTGCTCACCCTGCACCCGGAGGGGCAGACCGGGGACCAGCTCGGCTTCGACCTGTACGGCGACGACTCCAACCCGGTGACGGTGCGTGCCGAGCTGTCCCGGCTGCGCCGGATCCTCGGCCCGGAGCTGCTCGACTCCCGGCCCTACCGGCTGCGCGCCGAGGTGGAGACCGACTTCGGCCGGGTACGCCGGCTGCTGGACCGGGGCCGCGTGGCGGAGGCCGTGGCGGCGTACCCCGGTCCGGTGCTGCCGGCCTCGGACGCGCCCGGTGTCGTCCGCCTGCGCCGGATGCTCGACGACCGGGTGCGCGCCGCGGTCTCGACCGGCGGCGACCGGCGGCTGCTGCAGTCCTGGCTGGGCAGCGCACGCGGCGCCGACGACCTGGAGCTGTGGGAGGCCTACGCCTCGATGGCGCCGGACGATCCGGTCGCCGCCCGCCGGGTCGCCGAGCTGGCCCGCGAGTACGCGTGCAACGTTGGTGCAACGTCCGCGTGA
- a CDS encoding cation diffusion facilitator family transporter has translation MSAEGGTKAIIAALSANLGIAATKFGAWALTGSSSMLAEAIHSVADSGNQLLLLLGGKRAKKAATPEHPFGYGRERYIYAFIVSIVLFSVGGLFALYEAYHKIQHPEPITEWKWVPVAVLVIAIGLESYSFYTAIRESNHTRGKTSWVDFVRRAKAPELPVVLLEDAGALVGLVLALFGVGMTLITGDGIWDGIGTAAIGILLVVIAAILAVETKSLLIGEGANPETLATIESAVLAGSGIERVIHMKTLHLGPEELLVALKIAVPRTERADEVARHIDETEKRIRDAVPIARVIYIEPDIYRARETSDATVTSAPPATA, from the coding sequence GTGAGCGCCGAGGGCGGCACCAAAGCGATCATCGCGGCGCTGAGCGCCAACCTGGGTATCGCCGCCACCAAGTTCGGCGCCTGGGCGCTCACCGGATCGTCGTCGATGCTGGCCGAGGCCATCCACTCGGTCGCCGACTCCGGCAACCAGCTGCTGCTGCTCCTCGGCGGCAAGCGGGCGAAGAAGGCGGCCACCCCGGAGCACCCCTTCGGGTACGGCCGGGAGCGCTACATCTACGCGTTCATCGTCTCCATCGTGCTGTTCAGCGTCGGCGGGTTGTTCGCGCTCTACGAGGCGTACCACAAGATCCAGCACCCGGAGCCCATCACCGAGTGGAAGTGGGTGCCGGTCGCCGTCCTGGTGATCGCGATCGGCCTGGAGTCGTACTCCTTCTACACCGCGATCAGGGAGTCCAATCACACCCGGGGCAAGACCTCCTGGGTGGACTTCGTGCGCCGGGCCAAGGCGCCGGAGCTGCCGGTGGTGCTGCTGGAGGACGCCGGCGCGCTGGTCGGTCTGGTGCTCGCGCTCTTCGGCGTGGGGATGACCCTGATCACCGGCGACGGCATCTGGGACGGCATCGGCACCGCGGCGATCGGCATCCTGCTGGTCGTGATCGCGGCGATCCTCGCGGTGGAGACCAAGAGCCTGCTGATCGGTGAGGGCGCCAACCCGGAGACGCTCGCGACGATCGAGAGCGCGGTCCTGGCCGGCTCCGGCATCGAGCGCGTCATCCACATGAAGACGCTGCACCTCGGCCCGGAGGAGCTGCTCGTCGCCCTGAAGATCGCGGTGCCGCGGACCGAGCGCGCCGACGAGGTGGCCCGGCACATCGACGAGACCGAGAAGCGGATCCGGGACGCGGTCCCGATCGCCCGGGTCATCTACATCGAGCCGGACATCTACCGCGCCCGCGAGACGTCCGACGCGACCGTGACCTCCGCCCCGCCCGCCACCGCCTGA
- a CDS encoding Trm112 family protein, giving the protein MALDPQLLDILACPDTHHAPLDYDAGGQTLTCTECGRIFDVRDDIPILLLDEARRPGAAGEGK; this is encoded by the coding sequence GTGGCGCTCGATCCGCAGTTGCTGGACATCCTGGCCTGTCCGGACACTCACCACGCGCCTCTCGACTACGACGCCGGCGGGCAGACGCTGACGTGCACGGAGTGCGGCCGGATCTTCGACGTCCGGGACGACATCCCGATCCTCCTCCTCGACGAGGCCCGCCGTCCCGGCGCCGCGGGGGAGGGGAAGTGA
- the mtrB gene encoding MtrAB system histidine kinase MtrB, giving the protein MRAPAWLPERVRRPLRVVRRHWRVVASRLERFTSPVRRSWRRSLQVRVVTLTLVASSLLVGTFGWFIADRSAKILLHRAQDEVSASLKRKVVWASQQLTVHPQAYDPQLPSTISETVNELYDGDQADDSGTVVSIRAERYPELAPQTVPAVDTGELITPELIRAVAVDGRVAQQIRTAEVGGRTTKYLVYGSPVPSKFGHVELYYMVPLTTEDRAANQIRNTVLVTGLALVILLGVVAGLVTRLVVTPVRVAARTAQRLSAGLLDQRMRVEGEDDLALLAAAFNQMAANLQRQIVRLEEMSRLQRRFTSDVSHELRTPLTTVRMAADLIFSERDEFDPAVARSAELLQAELDRFEGLLTDLLEISRFDAGFAALDAEHTDLVPIVRRVAERLTGLAERVGVELQLRLPDTPVIAEVDPRRVERVLRNLVGNAVEHGEARPVQITLATDDAAVAITVRDHGIGLKAGEERLVFNRFWRADPSRARQTGGTGLGLSISAEDARLHGGWLEAWGAPGEGAQFRLTLPVRAGDRLVAAPLPLIPRDRTAEVS; this is encoded by the coding sequence ATGCGTGCTCCGGCTTGGCTACCCGAACGTGTCCGCCGCCCCCTGCGGGTGGTGCGGCGCCACTGGCGCGTGGTCGCGTCCCGGCTGGAGAGGTTCACCTCGCCGGTGCGCCGCTCCTGGCGGCGCTCCCTGCAGGTGCGCGTGGTCACCCTGACCCTGGTCGCGTCCAGCCTGCTGGTCGGCACGTTCGGCTGGTTCATCGCGGACCGCAGCGCCAAGATCCTGCTGCACCGCGCCCAGGACGAGGTGTCGGCGTCGCTCAAGCGCAAGGTGGTCTGGGCGTCCCAGCAGCTCACCGTGCACCCGCAGGCGTACGATCCGCAGCTGCCGAGCACCATCAGCGAGACCGTCAACGAGCTGTACGACGGTGACCAGGCCGACGACAGCGGCACCGTGGTGTCGATCCGCGCCGAGCGGTACCCGGAGCTCGCGCCGCAGACCGTGCCGGCGGTCGACACCGGCGAGCTGATCACCCCGGAGCTGATCCGCGCGGTCGCCGTCGACGGCCGGGTCGCCCAGCAGATCCGGACCGCCGAGGTCGGCGGGCGCACGACGAAGTACCTGGTCTACGGCTCCCCGGTGCCGTCGAAGTTCGGGCACGTCGAGCTCTACTACATGGTCCCGCTGACCACCGAGGACCGCGCCGCCAACCAGATCCGCAACACCGTGCTGGTCACCGGCCTGGCCCTGGTGATCCTGCTGGGGGTGGTGGCCGGTCTGGTGACCCGGCTGGTGGTCACCCCGGTCCGGGTGGCCGCGCGGACCGCGCAGCGGCTCTCGGCCGGCCTGCTGGACCAGCGGATGAGGGTGGAGGGCGAGGACGACCTCGCGCTGCTCGCCGCCGCGTTCAACCAGATGGCGGCGAACCTGCAGCGGCAGATCGTCCGGCTGGAGGAGATGTCCCGGCTGCAGCGGCGGTTCACCTCGGACGTCTCGCACGAGCTGCGCACCCCGCTGACCACGGTGCGGATGGCCGCCGACCTGATCTTCTCGGAGCGCGACGAGTTCGACCCGGCCGTGGCGCGCAGCGCCGAGCTGCTGCAGGCCGAGCTGGACCGGTTCGAGGGCCTGCTCACCGACCTGCTGGAGATCAGCCGGTTCGACGCCGGGTTCGCCGCGCTGGACGCCGAGCACACCGATCTGGTGCCGATCGTGCGGCGGGTCGCCGAGCGGCTCACCGGGCTGGCCGAGCGGGTCGGCGTCGAGCTCCAGCTGCGCCTGCCGGACACGCCGGTGATCGCCGAGGTGGACCCGCGCCGGGTCGAGCGGGTGCTGCGCAACCTGGTGGGCAACGCGGTCGAGCACGGCGAGGCCAGGCCGGTGCAGATCACCCTGGCCACCGACGACGCCGCGGTGGCGATCACCGTGCGCGACCACGGCATCGGCCTGAAGGCCGGTGAGGAGCGACTGGTCTTCAACCGGTTCTGGCGGGCCGACCCGTCCCGGGCCCGGCAGACCGGCGGCACCGGCCTGGGCCTGTCGATCAGCGCGGAGGACGCCCGGCTGCACGGTGGCTGGCTGGAGGCGTGGGGCGCCCCCGGGGAGGGCGCCCAGTTCCGGCTGACCCTGCCGGTCCGGGCCGGGGACCGGCTGGTCGCCGCCCCGCTGCCGTTGATTCCCCGAGACCGTACGGCGGAGGTGAGCTGA
- the manA gene encoding mannose-6-phosphate isomerase, class I, which produces MTVYPLTGVIRPYAWGSRTAIAELQGRPTPTEGPEAELWLGAHPGDPSTVPGPDGPVTLTTLIDGDPAGQLGAAVAERFGTRLPYLMKVLAAAAPLSLQAHPDLKYAAEAFARQEADPSLPKNYTDGNHKPEMLVALTPFDALCGFRPAEVSAAVLTELAVADLEPVVAVLRAGDLSEAVRLLLTWPVDRRPALIDAVVAAAASAPADHPHHESFRLATELARHYPGDPGVLVALLLNLVHLAPGEAIWMPAGNLHAYLNGLGVELMAASDNVLRGGLTPKRVDVDELLRVLRFETLDDPLLHGAEIAPGVTSWRVPVPDFELYRVELTADRPPVTLPGHGPRIILGATGDVHVGAEHGIPVTLQPGTAAYAPASGGPLTAAGLGTLFVAAVPD; this is translated from the coding sequence ATGACCGTGTACCCGCTGACCGGAGTGATCCGGCCGTACGCCTGGGGATCCCGGACCGCGATCGCCGAGCTGCAGGGCCGCCCGACCCCCACCGAGGGGCCGGAGGCGGAACTGTGGCTCGGCGCGCACCCGGGTGACCCGTCCACTGTGCCGGGCCCGGACGGGCCGGTCACGCTGACCACCCTGATCGACGGCGACCCGGCCGGCCAGCTCGGCGCCGCCGTCGCGGAGCGCTTCGGGACCCGCCTGCCGTACCTGATGAAGGTTCTCGCCGCGGCCGCCCCGCTCTCGTTGCAGGCGCATCCGGACCTCAAGTACGCCGCCGAGGCCTTCGCCCGGCAGGAGGCCGACCCGTCGCTGCCGAAGAACTACACCGACGGCAACCACAAGCCGGAGATGCTGGTCGCGCTGACGCCGTTCGACGCGCTCTGCGGGTTCCGGCCGGCTGAGGTGTCCGCGGCCGTGCTCACCGAGCTGGCCGTGGCCGACCTGGAGCCGGTGGTGGCCGTGCTGCGCGCCGGTGACCTGTCCGAGGCGGTGCGCCTGCTGCTCACCTGGCCGGTGGACCGGCGTCCGGCCCTGATCGACGCGGTGGTGGCCGCCGCGGCGTCGGCGCCCGCCGACCACCCGCACCACGAATCGTTCCGGCTCGCGACCGAGCTGGCCCGGCACTACCCCGGCGACCCCGGTGTGCTCGTCGCGCTGCTGCTCAACCTGGTGCACCTGGCCCCCGGCGAGGCGATCTGGATGCCCGCCGGGAACCTGCACGCGTACCTGAACGGCCTGGGCGTCGAGCTCATGGCGGCCAGCGACAACGTGCTGCGCGGCGGCCTCACCCCGAAACGGGTCGACGTCGACGAGCTGCTCCGGGTGCTGCGCTTCGAGACCCTGGACGACCCGCTGCTGCACGGCGCCGAGATCGCGCCGGGCGTGACCTCCTGGCGGGTCCCGGTGCCCGACTTCGAGCTGTACCGGGTCGAGCTCACCGCGGACCGGCCGCCGGTGACGCTGCCCGGGCACGGCCCGCGGATCATCCTGGGCGCGACCGGCGACGTCCACGTCGGTGCGGAGCACGGGATCCCGGTGACCCTGCAGCCGGGCACGGCGGCCTACGCCCCGGCCTCCGGGGGGCCGCTGACGGCCGCGGGCCTGGGCACGCTCTTCGTCGCCGCGGTGCCGGACTGA
- the mtrA gene encoding MtrAB system response regulator MtrA: protein MRARVLVVDDDPALAEMLGIVLRSEGFLPSFVADGERALAAFRENRPDIVLLDLMLPGMSGIDVARAIRAESGIPIVMLTAKSDTVDVVLGLESGADDYVVKPFKPKELVARMRARLRRGEDAAPEMLTIGPPGNQINIDVPAHTVSRDGEEVKLTPLEFDLLVALARKPRQVFTREVLLEQVWGYRHAADTRLVNVHVQRLRAKIEPDPERPEIILTVRGVGYKAGTG, encoded by the coding sequence ATGAGAGCCCGGGTACTGGTCGTCGACGACGATCCCGCGTTGGCCGAGATGCTCGGCATCGTGCTGCGCAGTGAGGGATTCCTGCCCTCGTTCGTCGCGGACGGCGAACGCGCGCTCGCCGCTTTCCGGGAGAACCGCCCGGACATCGTCCTGCTGGATCTGATGCTGCCCGGCATGAGCGGCATCGACGTCGCGCGCGCGATCCGCGCCGAGTCCGGCATTCCGATCGTCATGCTGACCGCCAAGAGCGACACCGTGGACGTGGTCCTGGGCCTGGAGTCCGGCGCCGACGACTACGTGGTGAAACCGTTCAAGCCCAAGGAACTGGTCGCCCGGATGCGGGCCCGGCTGCGCCGGGGCGAGGACGCCGCGCCGGAGATGCTGACCATCGGGCCGCCCGGCAACCAGATCAACATCGACGTGCCGGCGCACACGGTGTCCCGCGACGGCGAGGAGGTCAAGCTCACCCCGCTGGAGTTCGACCTGCTGGTGGCCCTGGCCCGGAAACCGCGCCAGGTGTTCACCCGCGAGGTGCTGCTCGAGCAGGTCTGGGGTTACCGGCACGCGGCGGACACCCGTCTGGTCAACGTGCACGTGCAGCGGCTGCGCGCGAAGATCGAACCGGACCCGGAACGACCCGAGATCATCCTGACGGTTCGTGGTGTCGGCTACAAGGCGGGCACCGGATAG